The following are encoded in a window of Chitinivorax sp. B genomic DNA:
- a CDS encoding VWA domain-containing protein: MEEIVGGLWDRLIRKAAYRGFPEARVNLSDMARMAPIFFRALGGDAALTVASGTPEQHGARRNWLERIAGIGTHQEYAWTDGNTLFLPERIDVFPDLVLNRDLYLWLIALAAQTDVEPVMWFVHGQRATIATLSVWPGLQVRYQRLVAAYLAIRPDPVALPTDEARVEQAIRQALLVPGSVTVLPSSRRPPQPVTLWLHPAPVTAGGKRQAGSAIPEAPSSTPASQSGGVRKRKAEAVDMPDGKDGFMLLFRAESLFSWAEYVKVNRPLDEDEQADAAKAADDLDVMSVTRDARAGVSRVKFDLDLPSEQDDDLVLADGILLPEWHYRQQRLQPDHCQVQMMLSRDAVPCALPLHLKPTAQRLRRQFQALAPQRLRLKGQTSGDELDLDACVRFAADRTTGLLMTEPALYSAIRPHQRDVASLLLADLSLSTDAWVSDRQRVIDVIRDALFLFSEVLCALGDRYALYGFSSVRRHHVRCHLLKGFDERYDDRIRGRLAALRPGFYTRMGAAIRHASAILSKRPAAQRLLLVLTDGKPNDLDQYDSRYGLEDTRQAVQSARAMGLLPFCVTVDNEHQQYLPFLFGKNGYTVVSDVTQLPARLVNIYKNIVTIH, translated from the coding sequence ATGGAAGAGATCGTTGGTGGCTTGTGGGACCGCTTGATCAGGAAAGCCGCGTATCGTGGCTTCCCGGAAGCTCGTGTCAATTTGTCGGACATGGCCAGAATGGCCCCAATCTTCTTCCGCGCCCTGGGGGGTGACGCTGCGTTGACTGTAGCCTCTGGTACACCGGAACAACATGGCGCCCGTCGAAACTGGCTGGAACGTATTGCGGGTATTGGTACTCATCAAGAATACGCGTGGACTGACGGCAACACGCTGTTCTTGCCCGAGCGTATCGATGTGTTTCCCGATCTTGTACTCAATCGTGATTTATATCTCTGGTTGATTGCATTGGCGGCACAAACGGATGTCGAGCCTGTGATGTGGTTCGTCCATGGTCAGCGGGCCACGATTGCTACCTTATCTGTCTGGCCCGGCTTGCAAGTGAGATATCAGCGGCTGGTGGCGGCATATCTGGCGATTCGACCTGATCCGGTAGCGTTGCCCACTGATGAGGCAAGGGTTGAGCAAGCCATTCGTCAGGCTTTGCTGGTGCCGGGAAGCGTGACGGTTCTACCTAGTAGTAGACGACCACCACAACCAGTTACATTATGGCTACATCCCGCTCCTGTAACAGCCGGCGGCAAGCGGCAGGCCGGTTCGGCCATACCAGAGGCACCTTCTTCTACGCCTGCCAGCCAATCTGGTGGTGTCCGCAAGCGTAAAGCCGAGGCGGTTGACATGCCGGATGGCAAAGACGGCTTCATGCTGTTGTTTCGTGCTGAAAGCCTGTTTTCCTGGGCAGAGTACGTCAAGGTCAATCGCCCGTTGGATGAGGACGAGCAAGCCGATGCAGCTAAGGCTGCCGATGATCTGGATGTGATGAGTGTGACCAGGGATGCTCGGGCAGGTGTCAGCCGAGTGAAGTTTGATCTGGATCTACCATCGGAACAGGACGATGACCTGGTGCTGGCCGATGGCATCCTATTGCCAGAGTGGCATTACCGGCAGCAACGGTTGCAACCGGATCATTGCCAGGTTCAAATGATGCTGTCGCGGGATGCGGTTCCATGTGCGTTGCCACTCCATCTGAAACCAACAGCACAGCGATTACGCCGACAGTTTCAGGCCCTGGCACCGCAACGCCTGCGCTTGAAGGGGCAAACAAGTGGTGATGAATTGGATCTGGACGCCTGTGTCCGTTTTGCGGCGGATCGGACAACCGGGCTGCTAATGACCGAGCCTGCACTGTACAGCGCCATTCGTCCACACCAGCGTGACGTTGCCAGCCTGCTGCTGGCAGATTTGTCACTGTCGACGGATGCGTGGGTGAGTGACCGGCAACGGGTGATCGATGTCATCCGCGATGCGTTGTTCCTGTTCAGTGAAGTACTCTGTGCATTGGGTGATCGTTATGCTTTGTACGGCTTTTCATCGGTGCGCCGGCATCATGTCCGCTGCCACTTATTGAAAGGGTTTGACGAGCGTTACGATGACCGGATACGTGGCCGACTTGCGGCTTTACGGCCCGGATTCTATACCCGTATGGGTGCCGCTATTCGACATGCCTCGGCCATATTGTCAAAACGACCTGCTGCGCAGCGATTATTGCTGGTGCTGACGGATGGCAAACCCAATGATCTGGACCAGTACGATAGCCGTTACGGCCTGGAAGATACCCGTCAGGCGGTGCAGTCCGCTCGGGCCATGGGGCTGCTGCCATTTTGTGTCACTGTTGATAACGAACATCAACAATACCTGCCTTTCCTGTTTGGTAAAAACGGATATACCGTCGTATCTGATGTGACACAGTTACCTGCTCGGCTGGTAAATATATACAAAAACATTGTTACTATTCATTAG
- the bfr gene encoding bacterioferritin: protein MQTQSQVIDILNTLLAGELMARDQYFIHSRMYEDWGLTKLFARIGHEMEDETLHADQLIRRILFLGGTPGMVPAHPLRIGSTVQSMLENDLALEYEVIDALRKAIAVVEIAGDYVTRDILKQMLDDTENDHAHWLEQQLKLIRLMGEQNYIQSQL, encoded by the coding sequence ATGCAAACACAATCCCAAGTTATCGATATTTTGAACACACTGCTGGCCGGCGAGTTGATGGCGCGTGACCAGTACTTTATCCATTCCCGAATGTATGAGGACTGGGGCCTGACCAAGTTGTTCGCCCGCATTGGTCACGAAATGGAAGACGAAACCCTGCACGCCGATCAACTGATCCGTCGGATCTTGTTCCTGGGTGGTACGCCCGGCATGGTGCCGGCACATCCACTACGTATTGGCAGCACGGTGCAGAGCATGTTGGAGAACGATCTGGCACTGGAATACGAAGTCATTGATGCGTTGCGCAAAGCAATTGCTGTGGTGGAGATTGCTGGTGACTATGTTACCCGCGACATTCTGAAACAAATGCTGGATGACACCGAGAATGATCACGCGCATTGGCTGGAACAGCAGCTCAAGTTGATCAGGCTGATGGGTGAGCAGAACTATATCCAGTCTCAACTGTGA
- a CDS encoding 4Fe-4S binding protein produces MQAGFFLLFVLAPVFDLFRLDLNLKHFILLGYNWTLGLDDLLAGRISTQAAALNLVWRGFLPLVLIGGVVIYVAWRWGRLYCGWVCPHFSVVETINQVMHRAIGKQSLWDVKLIPNRQPDGSPFQPDTRWWWLILPLAAGFAALWSVVLLTYLLPPAEIYGNLCRVALTRNQTIFLLAAALAFLIEFLFARHLFCRYACAVGLFQSLAWMGNKRAMVVGFARHRAADCASCYSACDHVCPMRLKPRNVKRLMFACVQCGQCIDTCSQVQTANQQGALLHWVHEAQAASEAALDARQARGQQSCS; encoded by the coding sequence ATGCAAGCCGGTTTCTTCTTGCTGTTTGTGTTGGCGCCTGTGTTTGATCTGTTCCGGCTTGATCTCAACCTGAAACATTTCATCTTGCTTGGCTACAACTGGACCTTAGGGTTGGATGACTTGCTGGCTGGCCGGATCAGCACACAGGCCGCAGCATTGAATCTGGTCTGGCGTGGTTTTCTACCGCTGGTGCTGATTGGTGGCGTTGTAATTTATGTGGCGTGGCGATGGGGACGCTTGTATTGCGGGTGGGTGTGTCCGCATTTTTCTGTGGTGGAAACCATCAATCAGGTCATGCATCGTGCCATTGGCAAGCAAAGCCTATGGGATGTCAAGCTGATACCGAATCGGCAGCCAGATGGCTCACCCTTTCAACCCGATACTCGCTGGTGGTGGCTGATACTGCCATTGGCGGCAGGGTTTGCTGCATTGTGGTCGGTGGTGTTGCTGACCTATCTGCTCCCTCCCGCTGAAATCTACGGCAATCTGTGCCGGGTTGCCTTGACACGCAATCAGACCATCTTTCTGCTGGCGGCAGCACTCGCTTTTTTGATCGAATTCCTGTTTGCCAGACATCTGTTCTGTCGCTATGCCTGTGCTGTCGGTTTGTTTCAAAGTCTGGCTTGGATGGGCAACAAGCGGGCGATGGTGGTAGGCTTCGCTCGTCATCGCGCCGCCGATTGCGCCAGTTGCTACTCTGCCTGTGATCATGTTTGTCCGATGCGTCTGAAGCCGCGCAACGTGAAACGACTGATGTTTGCCTGTGTGCAATGCGGTCAGTGTATTGATACCTGTTCGCAGGTTCAGACGGCAAATCAGCAGGGGGCGTTACTGCACTGGGTGCATGAGGCTCAAGCAGCGTCAGAAGCGGCATTGGATGCGCGGCAGGCGCGAGGACAGCAATCCTGTTCATAA
- a CDS encoding CbbQ/NirQ/NorQ/GpvN family protein, whose amino-acid sequence MPPDSAGLGSPLFYQPLGSECQLFEHAYRNRLPLLIKGPTGCGKTRFVAHMAARLGRSLITVSCHDDLTAADLVGRHLIGDGQTYWADGPLTRAVRQGAICYLDEIVEARKDTTVVLHPLTDDRRVLPIERTGEQLQAPDEFMLVVSYNPGYQNLLKSLKPSTRQRFVALGFDFPPPELETRIVIAESGVNDKVAAQLVDLAQRMRKLTGHDLEEAASTRLLVYAANLIRAGCEPAAACEAALVEPLTDDPDTAMALREVILAGFGR is encoded by the coding sequence ATGCCACCGGACAGTGCAGGGCTTGGCAGCCCGCTTTTTTACCAGCCATTGGGTAGCGAGTGCCAGTTGTTCGAGCATGCCTACCGCAATCGACTACCACTATTGATCAAGGGCCCAACGGGGTGTGGTAAGACCCGATTTGTTGCACACATGGCCGCACGTCTGGGCAGGTCGCTGATTACCGTTTCCTGCCACGATGACCTGACAGCAGCAGATCTGGTAGGCCGGCACCTGATTGGTGATGGGCAAACCTATTGGGCCGATGGCCCATTGACTCGTGCTGTTCGACAAGGGGCGATCTGCTATCTGGATGAGATTGTCGAGGCACGCAAGGATACGACAGTGGTGCTGCACCCGTTGACCGATGACCGTCGGGTGCTACCAATCGAACGCACCGGCGAACAATTGCAGGCACCGGATGAGTTCATGTTGGTGGTGTCCTACAACCCAGGTTACCAGAATTTGCTGAAAAGTCTGAAGCCCTCGACACGGCAGCGTTTTGTCGCATTGGGCTTCGACTTCCCTCCCCCCGAGCTGGAAACCCGCATTGTCATCGCTGAAAGCGGCGTGAATGACAAGGTGGCAGCACAGTTGGTGGATTTGGCACAACGCATGCGCAAGCTGACTGGGCATGACCTGGAAGAGGCGGCATCAACACGCCTGTTGGTGTATGCCGCCAATTTGATTCGGGCTGGCTGTGAGCCGGCTGCGGCTTGTGAAGCGGCACTGGTTGAACCGTTGACTGACGACCCGGATACCGCGATGGCATTACGTGAAGTGATTCTGGCCGGGTTTGGGCGATGA
- a CDS encoding cytochrome C oxidase subunit IV family protein has product MHIKARTGLWMVLLLLTLATFAIGEVGMTGRQVVFGLLGVTLLKGHLVIDHFMDLRRVEWLWRGLVHGWLLLVLGLIAIAY; this is encoded by the coding sequence ATGCACATCAAAGCACGGACCGGGCTATGGATGGTTTTATTACTGCTGACACTGGCTACCTTTGCCATTGGCGAGGTCGGCATGACTGGACGTCAGGTGGTATTTGGGCTGTTGGGGGTGACGCTGCTCAAGGGGCATTTGGTGATTGATCACTTCATGGACCTGCGTCGGGTGGAGTGGTTGTGGCGAGGCTTGGTGCATGGCTGGTTGCTGCTGGTACTTGGTTTGATTGCCATCGCATATTGA
- a CDS encoding cytochrome c oxidase subunit 3 family protein: MSDAATARPVSPLPGDLAMWFFIFAELLVFGVFFVAYAFTRARHIELFNASQLTLDRVSGAINTVVLITGSYCVVQAVAAVRQGLGRPCCWWLMAGLGCGAVFVAIKLVEFADKLAADITLSTNTFYMFYLSLTFFHFLHVLLGMIILVACAIKAWRGGYSAQDHAGVETGASYWHMVDLVWIVLFPLVYVIH, from the coding sequence ATGTCTGATGCTGCAACTGCGCGTCCTGTATCACCGTTACCGGGTGATTTGGCAATGTGGTTTTTCATTTTTGCTGAACTCCTCGTATTTGGCGTGTTCTTTGTTGCCTATGCCTTTACGCGTGCCCGACACATCGAATTGTTCAATGCGTCACAGTTGACGTTGGACCGGGTATCTGGGGCGATCAATACCGTGGTGCTTATTACCGGCAGTTACTGTGTGGTGCAAGCTGTTGCAGCGGTTCGGCAAGGGTTGGGCCGACCATGCTGCTGGTGGCTGATGGCAGGGCTAGGATGTGGGGCCGTGTTTGTGGCGATCAAGCTGGTCGAATTTGCGGACAAGCTGGCGGCTGATATTACCTTGTCGACCAACACCTTTTACATGTTCTACCTGTCGTTGACGTTCTTCCATTTTCTGCATGTATTGCTCGGTATGATCATCCTTGTCGCGTGTGCCATCAAGGCATGGCGGGGAGGCTATTCGGCACAGGACCATGCGGGGGTGGAAACGGGAGCGTCCTATTGGCATATGGTCGATCTGGTATGGATTGTGTTGTTCCCGTTGGTTTACGTGATTCATTGA
- a CDS encoding putative adhesin → MKTVSRHKNVVITRIGDQATTALLLSHGGYTPSRGMFRSGSGKVIVPPGMTLYFNSADDTVSIGTKAFHLLQGYDVLPMDTKPGGSVIENYSLEHNHIFDRAIPTAQYDLITISPNGKAHMDEVFEAIRAHQLRYTVIHSFACRINKLTFQF, encoded by the coding sequence ATGAAAACTGTATCAAGACATAAAAATGTAGTTATCACGCGCATCGGAGATCAGGCAACGACGGCTTTGCTGCTGTCTCATGGCGGCTATACGCCCAGCCGCGGCATGTTTCGAAGCGGGTCGGGCAAGGTGATCGTACCACCAGGCATGACGCTCTATTTCAATAGTGCCGACGACACGGTTTCAATTGGTACCAAGGCATTTCATTTGTTACAAGGATACGATGTGCTGCCAATGGATACCAAACCCGGCGGGTCTGTCATCGAGAATTATTCGCTCGAACACAATCATATCTTTGATCGGGCCATTCCCACCGCGCAGTATGACCTGATTACCATTTCACCCAATGGAAAGGCGCATATGGATGAAGTGTTCGAGGCGATTCGCGCGCACCAACTCCGTTATACCGTCATTCATAGCTTTGCTTGCCGTATCAACAAGCTGACTTTCCAGTTCTGA
- a CDS encoding GNAT family N-acetyltransferase — MNKLTLFQQYVADRRHQQIDGFKHEGFPGFVRYTPLLDGMEGVVMYTDLPVDQTASQIMEQTDYFHTLGVDFEWKVYAFDQPESLAALLRAQGFVPDEEEALMMFSLQEAALKVSARQREWDVKRIDDLAGLADVVAVQEQVWERDFGWLYEQLVDTLLNRPETLSMFGAYHDGQPIGSGWTEYPAGSRFPELHGGAVLSAFRGRGVYGDLFHVRFVEARQRHYEFVAVDASPMSRPILERIGFQHICMTQPYRKKLAKE, encoded by the coding sequence ATGAACAAGCTGACTCTATTTCAACAATATGTTGCTGATCGTCGACATCAGCAGATCGATGGCTTCAAGCATGAAGGTTTTCCAGGTTTCGTACGTTACACCCCATTGCTGGATGGCATGGAGGGAGTCGTCATGTATACCGATTTGCCTGTTGATCAGACTGCCAGTCAGATTATGGAGCAGACGGATTATTTTCATACCTTGGGCGTGGATTTTGAATGGAAGGTTTATGCATTCGATCAGCCTGAGAGTTTGGCAGCGTTATTGCGCGCACAAGGTTTTGTGCCGGATGAGGAAGAAGCATTGATGATGTTCTCGTTGCAGGAGGCTGCGCTGAAGGTGTCAGCTCGGCAACGGGAATGGGATGTGAAACGGATTGATGACTTAGCCGGCTTGGCCGATGTGGTGGCAGTACAGGAGCAAGTGTGGGAGCGGGATTTTGGCTGGCTATATGAGCAATTGGTTGACACGTTGCTGAATCGACCTGAAACCTTGTCGATGTTTGGTGCCTATCATGACGGACAACCTATCGGTAGTGGTTGGACTGAGTACCCAGCAGGTTCCCGTTTTCCAGAGCTCCATGGTGGTGCGGTGTTGTCGGCTTTTCGTGGCAGAGGTGTCTATGGCGATTTGTTTCATGTCCGTTTTGTTGAGGCAAGGCAACGTCACTATGAATTTGTGGCGGTGGATGCATCACCCATGAGCAGGCCGATTCTGGAACGTATCGGGTTTCAGCATATTTGTATGACGCAGCCATACCGGAAAAAACTAGCCAAAGAATAA
- a CDS encoding cbb3-type cytochrome c oxidase subunit I has protein sequence MQYQSQAVAKPYFIAAIGLFIGQIVFGLIMGMQYVVGDFLFPAIPFNVARMVHTNLLIVWLLFGFMGGAYYLIPEESERELHSPRLALAMFWIFLVAGALTILGYLMVPYATLAQMTGNDILPTMGREFLEQPLLTKIGIVVVALAFLYNITMTVLAGRKTTISLVLLLGLWGLAIFFLFSFYNPSNLVKDKYFWWWVVHLWVEGVWELILGALLAFVLVKVTGVDREVIEKWLYVIIAMTLITGIIGTGHHYYWIGTPEYWQWWGSIFSALEPIPFFMMTVFAFNMVNRRKRDHPNKAATLWALGTGVMSFLGAGVWGFLHTLAPVNFYTHGTQITAAHGHMAFYGAYAMVVMCIISYAMPVLRGRTANSERAQVLEMWSFWLMTIAMVFITLFLTAAGILQIWLQRVSATPMPFMAAQDQVALFYWLREGSGVVFMVGLVLYVLSFFVKGEHIKMA, from the coding sequence ATGCAATACCAATCCCAAGCGGTGGCGAAACCGTATTTCATCGCCGCGATCGGCCTGTTCATCGGGCAGATTGTGTTTGGCCTGATCATGGGCATGCAATATGTGGTCGGTGACTTTCTGTTCCCGGCCATTCCCTTTAATGTGGCGCGCATGGTGCACACCAACCTGCTCATCGTCTGGTTGCTGTTTGGCTTTATGGGCGGCGCGTATTATCTGATACCAGAAGAATCGGAACGCGAGCTGCATAGCCCCAGGCTGGCTCTCGCCATGTTCTGGATATTTCTGGTGGCGGGTGCGTTGACCATCCTGGGCTATCTGATGGTGCCATACGCCACGCTGGCACAGATGACAGGTAACGATATCTTGCCAACCATGGGTCGGGAATTCCTCGAACAACCGTTGCTGACCAAGATTGGTATCGTGGTGGTGGCGTTGGCATTCCTCTACAACATCACCATGACCGTACTGGCTGGTCGCAAGACCACCATCTCGCTGGTGCTGTTGCTAGGTTTGTGGGGTTTGGCCATCTTCTTCCTGTTCTCGTTTTATAACCCGTCCAATCTGGTCAAGGACAAGTACTTCTGGTGGTGGGTGGTACATCTGTGGGTGGAAGGCGTGTGGGAACTGATCTTGGGTGCACTGCTGGCGTTTGTGCTGGTCAAGGTAACGGGTGTGGATCGTGAGGTGATCGAGAAGTGGTTGTATGTGATCATCGCCATGACACTGATCACCGGTATCATCGGTACGGGTCACCACTATTACTGGATCGGCACGCCGGAATATTGGCAGTGGTGGGGTAGTATTTTCTCCGCACTAGAGCCTATTCCATTTTTCATGATGACGGTATTTGCTTTCAACATGGTCAACCGTCGCAAACGCGACCATCCCAACAAGGCTGCCACATTGTGGGCATTGGGTACCGGAGTGATGTCCTTTCTGGGGGCCGGCGTATGGGGGTTTCTGCACACATTGGCACCAGTCAACTTCTACACCCATGGTACACAGATCACTGCCGCCCACGGCCACATGGCGTTCTATGGTGCGTATGCCATGGTGGTGATGTGCATCATCAGTTATGCCATGCCCGTACTGCGTGGTCGCACTGCGAATTCGGAACGTGCGCAAGTGCTGGAGATGTGGTCTTTCTGGCTAATGACCATTGCCATGGTATTCATCACCCTGTTCCTGACCGCTGCCGGTATTCTACAAATCTGGCTACAACGTGTTTCGGCAACTCCCATGCCTTTCATGGCTGCGCAGGATCAGGTAGCGCTATTTTACTGGTTGCGTGAGGGGAGTGGTGTGGTGTTCATGGTTGGGTTGGTATTGTATGTGTTGAGTTTTTTTGTGAAGGGTGAACACATCAAGATGGCTTGA
- a CDS encoding cytochrome c — protein MSGTFTKSTARNIFYGGAVFFFLLFLALTFDTVKALPKYDNSANLTPQVVRGKHLWETRNCIGCHTLLGEGAYFAPELGNVYPRRGPDFIKAWIKAQPTGAPGRRQMPQFDFTEAELDDMVAFLKYSSEIKTNKWPPNIEG, from the coding sequence ATGAGCGGAACCTTTACCAAGTCCACCGCGCGCAATATTTTTTATGGTGGTGCGGTATTTTTCTTTTTGCTGTTTCTCGCCCTGACATTTGATACCGTCAAAGCCCTCCCCAAGTACGACAACAGTGCAAACCTGACACCGCAGGTTGTTCGCGGCAAGCACTTGTGGGAGACGCGTAACTGTATTGGCTGTCACACCTTGCTGGGTGAAGGAGCTTATTTCGCGCCGGAGCTGGGCAATGTCTACCCTCGTCGCGGGCCGGATTTCATCAAGGCTTGGATCAAGGCGCAACCCACCGGTGCCCCTGGCCGTCGCCAAATGCCACAGTTCGACTTCACTGAAGCTGAATTGGACGACATGGTGGCTTTCCTCAAATACAGCTCGGAGATCAAGACCAACAAATGGCCACCCAACATCGAAGGCTGA
- a CDS encoding nitrite reductase, with protein MKRKGYSRMAKLFVLATLPWAVGSALANDTKQEHSNTPSAQYSAGGGSPLAKEDMHQNVNPKAPSMTEKEFTQGKQIYFERCAGCHGVLRKGATGKPLTTDKTLAAGTDYLKVFIKYGSPAGMPNWGTSGELTDDEVDLMARYIQQEPPTPPEFGLEDMKKTWKVLIPEDRRPKKKMNSFNIENLFSVTLRDTGEVALIDGDTKQIINIVKTGYAVHISRLSASGRYLFVIGRDAKINMIDLWMEKPDNVAEIRVGLEARSVDTSKAKGYEDKYAIAGAYWPPQYVIMKGDTLEPLKIQATRGMTVDTQEFHPEPRVASIVANHHKPEFVVNVKETGKILMVDYSDLDNLKTTSIDAARYLHDGGWDITKRYFLVAANQSNKIAVVDTVTGKRAALVDVGKIPHPGRGANFTHPKFGPVWATSHLGAEDISLIGTDPAKHKANAWKVVQVLKGQGGGSLFIKTHPKSKNLWVDTPLNPDTKISQSVAVYDINDLNKPAQIIDIAGCAKDLGEGAKRVVQPEYNKAGDEVWFSVWSAKDKRSAIVVVDDKTRSCKKVIADAKLITPTGKFNVYNTQHDIY; from the coding sequence ATGAAGCGCAAGGGATATTCGCGGATGGCCAAGCTGTTCGTGCTGGCAACATTACCCTGGGCAGTGGGCAGCGCCTTGGCAAATGATACCAAGCAAGAACACAGCAATACGCCATCTGCCCAGTATTCAGCTGGAGGGGGGTCACCGCTGGCCAAGGAGGACATGCACCAGAATGTAAATCCCAAAGCGCCATCCATGACGGAAAAGGAGTTCACGCAAGGCAAGCAAATCTACTTTGAACGCTGTGCAGGCTGTCATGGCGTGTTGCGAAAAGGCGCTACAGGCAAACCCCTGACAACCGACAAGACCCTGGCTGCCGGCACTGACTATCTCAAGGTGTTCATCAAATATGGTTCCCCGGCAGGGATGCCGAATTGGGGTACCTCAGGCGAGCTGACCGATGACGAGGTCGATCTGATGGCTCGCTATATTCAGCAAGAGCCACCGACCCCACCGGAATTCGGCTTGGAAGATATGAAGAAGACATGGAAGGTACTGATTCCAGAGGATAGGCGGCCGAAGAAGAAAATGAACAGCTTCAATATCGAGAACCTGTTCTCCGTCACCTTGCGCGATACCGGGGAGGTCGCGCTGATCGATGGCGACACGAAGCAGATCATCAATATCGTCAAAACTGGCTATGCCGTGCACATCTCGCGCTTGTCAGCATCTGGCCGGTATCTGTTCGTGATCGGGCGTGATGCCAAGATCAACATGATCGACCTATGGATGGAAAAACCTGACAACGTCGCCGAGATCCGTGTCGGCCTGGAAGCACGGTCGGTCGATACCTCCAAGGCCAAAGGCTATGAAGACAAGTACGCAATCGCCGGTGCCTACTGGCCACCACAGTACGTGATCATGAAAGGCGATACGCTGGAGCCCCTGAAGATTCAGGCGACACGTGGCATGACCGTCGACACACAGGAATTCCACCCGGAACCGCGTGTCGCATCGATTGTCGCCAACCATCACAAGCCGGAATTCGTCGTCAATGTGAAAGAAACCGGCAAGATTCTGATGGTGGATTATTCAGACCTGGATAACCTGAAAACCACCAGCATTGATGCCGCTCGCTACTTGCATGACGGTGGCTGGGACATCACCAAACGTTACTTTCTGGTTGCTGCCAACCAATCCAACAAGATTGCCGTGGTTGATACCGTGACCGGCAAGCGCGCTGCACTGGTGGATGTCGGCAAGATTCCACACCCCGGCCGGGGCGCCAATTTCACCCACCCGAAATTCGGGCCAGTCTGGGCCACCTCACATCTCGGGGCCGAAGATATTTCGTTGATTGGTACAGACCCGGCCAAGCATAAGGCCAACGCCTGGAAAGTGGTGCAGGTGCTGAAAGGCCAAGGCGGTGGCTCATTGTTCATCAAAACCCACCCGAAATCGAAAAACCTGTGGGTGGACACCCCACTGAACCCGGACACCAAAATCAGCCAGTCCGTGGCCGTCTATGACATCAATGACCTAAATAAACCGGCACAGATCATCGACATCGCCGGTTGCGCCAAAGATCTGGGTGAAGGTGCCAAACGGGTGGTACAGCCGGAATACAACAAAGCTGGTGATGAGGTCTGGTTTTCGGTGTGGAGTGCCAAGGACAAACGCTCGGCGATCGTGGTGGTGGACGACAAGACCCGCAGCTGCAAGAAGGTCATTGCCGACGCCAAGCTGATCACGCCGACCGGCAAATTCAACGTGTACAACACCCAACACGATATTTACTGA
- a CDS encoding c-type cytochrome, whose product MLLRSLLAIAGVACLWLANPASAAVDAAKAQELLGKSGCVACHTKDKKLVGPAFQEIAKKYKGNAGAEAQLIKKVVDGGTGTWGPIPMPPNKGKGSDADFKLMVQYILAQ is encoded by the coding sequence ATGCTGTTACGTTCCTTACTCGCCATTGCCGGTGTCGCCTGCCTGTGGTTGGCGAACCCAGCCAGCGCAGCAGTCGATGCAGCCAAAGCACAAGAGCTGTTGGGTAAATCTGGCTGTGTGGCCTGCCACACCAAGGATAAAAAGCTGGTTGGTCCCGCCTTCCAGGAGATTGCCAAAAAGTACAAAGGCAATGCTGGTGCCGAGGCACAACTGATCAAAAAAGTGGTAGATGGCGGCACGGGCACTTGGGGGCCGATCCCAATGCCACCCAACAAGGGAAAAGGTAGCGATGCCGATTTCAAACTGATGGTGCAGTACATCCTGGCTCAGTAA
- a CDS encoding cytochrome c — MLLLSLALVSPSPGAPLSSQRQSQLLHLLKQDCGACHGMTRKGGLGPPLTAHALNDKPTDSLVATILYGRPGTAMPPWQAFVTEAEALWLIQWISNESGNDPPVSR; from the coding sequence ATGTTGCTACTCAGCTTGGCCCTGGTCAGCCCGAGTCCCGGTGCACCGCTGTCGTCTCAGCGGCAAAGCCAGTTGCTACATTTGCTGAAACAGGACTGCGGTGCCTGCCATGGTATGACACGCAAAGGAGGGCTAGGCCCACCTTTGACAGCGCATGCATTGAACGACAAACCCACCGACAGCCTGGTCGCTACCATTCTGTACGGCCGCCCGGGCACCGCCATGCCACCTTGGCAAGCCTTTGTGACCGAAGCAGAAGCGCTCTGGCTCATCCAATGGATAAGCAATGAATCGGGCAATGATCCGCCAGTATCTCGTTAA